From a single Geothermobacter ehrlichii genomic region:
- a CDS encoding YggS family pyridoxal phosphate-dependent enzyme, producing the protein MTISERLAAIRRRIENACARCDRDPNDVRLVAVSKKKPAADIEQAHRAGQQLFGESYVQELMEKAPLVAAPVEWHFIGGLQSNKVKYLRGRVTLIHSVDRLSLAREISRQWQKEASVADILLQVNLAREESKRGAAEDEVLELVPQIAELPGVRIRGLMTLPPYAENPEDVRPYFRRLRRLAEQIAAAGLPGVEMRELSMGMSHDFETAIEEGATLIRIGTAIFGARN; encoded by the coding sequence ATGACCATCAGCGAACGCCTTGCCGCCATCCGGCGGAGAATCGAAAACGCCTGCGCCCGCTGCGACCGCGATCCGAACGATGTGCGACTGGTCGCGGTGAGCAAGAAAAAACCCGCCGCCGACATCGAACAGGCCCACCGGGCCGGCCAGCAGCTGTTCGGCGAAAGCTACGTGCAGGAACTGATGGAGAAGGCGCCGCTGGTCGCCGCGCCGGTCGAATGGCACTTCATCGGCGGCCTGCAGAGCAACAAGGTCAAGTACCTGCGCGGACGGGTGACGCTGATCCACTCGGTCGACCGCCTGAGCCTGGCGCGCGAGATCAGTCGCCAGTGGCAGAAAGAGGCGAGCGTCGCCGACATTCTGCTGCAGGTGAACCTGGCGCGCGAGGAGAGCAAGCGCGGCGCCGCCGAGGACGAGGTGCTGGAACTGGTCCCGCAGATCGCCGAGCTGCCGGGGGTCCGCATCCGCGGCCTGATGACCCTGCCGCCCTACGCGGAGAATCCGGAGGATGTCCGCCCCTACTTCCGCCGGCTGCGCCGGCTGGCGGAGCAGATCGCGGCGGCCGGCCTGCCCGGCGTCGAGATGCGGGAACTTTCCATGGGCATGAGCCACGACTTCGAAACCGCCATCGAAGAGGGTGCCACCCTGATCCGCATCGGCACCGCCATCTTCGGCGCGAGGAACTGA
- a CDS encoding HAD family hydrolase, giving the protein MDFQAFIFDLDGTLIDSLPDLTIAANELRGELGLPPVSAGRVRTCIGDGSRLLLQRLLPEGLFSETRLARFLAIYRQHLTDSTLPFDGVPELLVRLQPRPLAVVTNKPDRMAHEILQRLDLARHFRIIVGGDSFPEKKPHPRPIHEVLRVLDIPPERTLMIGDHHTDLRAAKAAGIKSCFCGWGYGHEDGETPDLRAASVAELADLMGVGP; this is encoded by the coding sequence ATGGATTTTCAGGCCTTCATCTTCGATCTCGACGGCACCCTGATCGACTCCCTGCCCGACCTGACCATCGCCGCCAACGAGTTGCGAGGCGAGCTGGGGCTGCCGCCGGTCAGCGCCGGGCGGGTCAGGACCTGTATCGGCGACGGCTCCCGGCTTTTGCTGCAGCGGCTGTTGCCGGAAGGGTTGTTCAGCGAAACCCGGCTGGCACGGTTCCTCGCCATCTACCGGCAGCACCTGACCGACAGCACCCTTCCCTTTGACGGAGTTCCGGAACTGCTCGTCCGGCTGCAGCCCCGTCCGCTGGCCGTGGTCACCAACAAGCCCGACCGGATGGCCCACGAAATCCTGCAACGGCTCGATCTGGCCCGCCATTTCCGCATCATCGTCGGCGGCGACAGCTTCCCGGAAAAGAAACCTCACCCCCGACCGATCCACGAGGTTCTGCGCGTTCTCGACATCCCGCCGGAACGGACTTTGATGATCGGCGACCACCACACCGACCTGCGGGCGGCCAAGGCCGCCGGAATCAAAAGCTGCTTCTGTGGCTGGGGCTACGGCCATGAAGACGGAGAAACGCCCGATTTGCGGGCCGCCTCGGTCGCCGAGCTGGCCGATCTGATGGGGGTCGGGCCGTGA
- a CDS encoding ArsR/SmtB family transcription factor: MREFARFFKALSDPTRLRILLLLTRGELSVGDLTRALKLPQSTVSRHLAYLRAAGWVDDRRDGVRIIYRLVKSGMDIQRRMLFLLEKELFEVPEIQKDFENLARLDEPGPKVTRPRKTGILPDRSYR, translated from the coding sequence ATGCGCGAATTCGCCCGTTTTTTCAAAGCCCTGTCCGATCCCACCAGGCTGCGCATCCTGCTGCTGCTGACCCGGGGTGAACTTTCGGTCGGCGACCTGACCCGGGCGCTGAAGCTGCCGCAGTCGACCGTCTCGCGCCATCTGGCCTACCTGCGCGCCGCCGGCTGGGTGGACGACCGCCGCGACGGCGTCCGGATCATCTACCGACTGGTCAAGTCGGGCATGGACATACAGCGACGGATGCTCTTTCTGCTGGAGAAGGAACTGTTCGAAGTGCCGGAAATCCAGAAGGATTTCGAAAACCTGGCCCGCCTCGACGAACCCGGGCCGAAAGTGACCCGCCCCCGCAAGACCGGCATTCTCCCCGACCGTTCCTATCGCTGA
- the wrbA gene encoding NAD(P)H:quinone oxidoreductase yields the protein MTTQVQVVFYSTYGHVYRMAEAVAEGARLVEKTEVRLLQVPELMSQEALEKSGAVAPRQGFAHVPFADPADLAEADAIIFGTPTRFGNMAAQMRNFLDQTGDLWMQGRLVGKVGSVFASTATQHGGQETTLTSFHTTLLHQGMIVVGVPYAEQRLLNMDEITGGTPYGATTLAGIDGSRMPSENELAIARYQGRHVAEIAARLKRGTS from the coding sequence ATGACGACCCAAGTTCAGGTAGTTTTCTACAGCACCTATGGTCATGTCTACCGGATGGCCGAAGCGGTGGCCGAAGGGGCACGGCTGGTCGAAAAAACCGAGGTACGCCTGTTGCAGGTGCCCGAACTGATGTCCCAAGAGGCGCTGGAAAAATCGGGAGCCGTGGCCCCGCGCCAGGGTTTCGCCCATGTCCCGTTCGCCGACCCGGCCGATCTGGCCGAGGCGGATGCCATCATCTTTGGCACCCCGACCCGTTTTGGCAACATGGCCGCGCAGATGCGCAATTTCCTCGACCAGACCGGCGACCTGTGGATGCAGGGCAGACTGGTCGGCAAGGTCGGTAGCGTTTTCGCCTCCACCGCCACTCAGCATGGTGGCCAGGAGACGACCCTGACCAGTTTTCACACCACCCTGCTGCATCAAGGCATGATCGTGGTCGGGGTTCCCTATGCCGAACAGCGCCTGCTGAACATGGACGAGATTACCGGTGGGACCCCCTATGGGGCCACCACCCTGGCCGGAATCGACGGTTCGCGCATGCCGAGCGAAAACGAGCTGGCCATCGCCCGTTACCAGGGGCGGCATGTGGCCGAGATCGCAGCCCGGCTCAAGCGTGGTACGTCATGA
- a CDS encoding DoxX family protein, translating to MLKRILTTENDVAALVMRLALGLVMLPHGLQKTFGLFGGHGFVGTYRYFTATMGLPGVLAVLVILAESLGALGLIAGFLTRVGALGVAAVMTGAIVMVHWRNGFFMNWFGSQQGEGFEYHLLALGLAVALMIKGGGALSVDRGISNRD from the coding sequence ATGCTGAAAAGAATTCTGACAACTGAAAATGATGTCGCAGCCCTGGTGATGCGTCTGGCGCTGGGGCTGGTCATGCTGCCGCACGGCCTGCAAAAGACCTTCGGCCTGTTCGGCGGTCACGGTTTTGTCGGCACCTACCGGTATTTCACCGCCACCATGGGATTGCCCGGCGTGCTGGCGGTGCTGGTGATCCTCGCCGAATCCCTTGGCGCTCTGGGGCTGATCGCCGGTTTTCTCACCCGTGTTGGCGCCCTCGGCGTAGCGGCGGTGATGACCGGCGCCATCGTCATGGTCCACTGGCGCAACGGTTTCTTCATGAATTGGTTCGGCAGCCAGCAGGGGGAAGGCTTCGAGTACCATCTGCTGGCCCTGGGCCTGGCCGTTGCCCTGATGATCAAGGGGGGCGGCGCCCTGTCGGTCGATCGCGGCATCTCCAACCGGGATTGA
- the asnS gene encoding asparagine--tRNA ligase — translation MVHSHKDSRRRIVELLRTAKPEAGVTVRGWIRTVRRGKEVSFLAVNDGSCFASLQVVADSAGPLAGVLEKLSTGACIVASGDLVESPASGQAVELKAETIDLLGEAGPDYPLQKKRHSFEFLRSIAHLRPRTNSFGAVFRVRSRLAFAVHRFFQERGFLYVQTPIITASDCEGAGELFRVTTLDADNPPRERGRVDFRRDFFGQRTGLTVSGQLEAELFATAFTDVYTFGPTFRAENSNTSRHAAEFWMIEPEMAFCDLAADCDLAEAFLRYLVKSVLEECADDLDFFDQRIERGLIDRLQALADARFERMSYTRAIELLQKSGQSFEFPVEWGCDLQSEHERWLTEQLVGGPVFVTDYPKEIKAFYMRQNDDGRTVAAMDLLVPRVGEIIGGSQREERLERLDARMAELGMDAAPLWWYRDIRRWGSCPHAGFGLGFERLLMYVTGMENIRDVIPFPRTPGHAEF, via the coding sequence ATGGTTCATTCACACAAGGATTCGCGCCGACGGATTGTCGAATTGTTGCGGACGGCGAAGCCCGAAGCCGGGGTCACCGTCCGGGGCTGGATCCGAACCGTCCGCCGCGGCAAGGAAGTCAGCTTTCTGGCGGTGAATGACGGCAGCTGCTTTGCCAGCCTGCAGGTTGTGGCCGACAGTGCCGGCCCCCTCGCCGGGGTTCTCGAAAAACTGTCGACCGGCGCTTGCATCGTCGCCAGCGGCGACCTGGTCGAATCGCCCGCCAGCGGTCAGGCGGTGGAGCTGAAGGCCGAGACGATCGACCTGCTCGGCGAGGCCGGTCCCGACTATCCGCTGCAGAAAAAGCGGCACAGTTTCGAGTTTCTGCGCTCAATCGCCCATCTGCGGCCGCGCACCAACAGTTTCGGCGCCGTCTTCCGGGTCCGCAGCCGCCTGGCCTTCGCCGTGCACCGCTTCTTTCAGGAGCGCGGCTTCCTCTACGTGCAGACCCCCATCATCACCGCCAGCGACTGCGAGGGTGCCGGGGAGCTCTTTCGGGTTACCACCCTCGATGCCGACAATCCGCCGCGGGAGCGGGGACGGGTCGATTTTCGCCGCGATTTCTTCGGCCAGCGAACCGGGCTGACCGTTTCCGGGCAGCTGGAGGCGGAACTGTTCGCCACCGCCTTCACCGATGTCTACACCTTCGGCCCGACCTTTCGGGCGGAAAACTCCAACACCAGCCGTCACGCCGCTGAATTCTGGATGATCGAACCGGAGATGGCCTTCTGCGACCTGGCGGCCGACTGTGACCTGGCCGAGGCGTTTCTGCGCTACCTGGTGAAGTCGGTGCTCGAGGAGTGCGCCGACGATCTCGACTTTTTCGACCAGCGCATCGAGAGGGGGCTGATCGACAGGCTGCAGGCTCTGGCCGACGCCCGTTTCGAGCGCATGAGCTATACCCGGGCCATCGAGCTGTTGCAGAAGTCGGGGCAGAGCTTCGAATTCCCGGTCGAGTGGGGCTGCGACCTGCAGTCGGAGCACGAGCGCTGGCTGACCGAACAGTTGGTCGGCGGTCCGGTCTTCGTTACCGACTATCCGAAGGAGATCAAGGCCTTCTACATGCGCCAGAACGACGACGGCAGAACCGTCGCCGCCATGGACCTGCTGGTACCGCGCGTCGGCGAGATCATCGGCGGTTCTCAGCGCGAGGAGCGTTTGGAGCGGCTCGACGCGCGTATGGCCGAGCTCGGCATGGATGCGGCGCCGCTATGGTGGTATCGTGACATTCGCCGCTGGGGCAGCTGCCCCCACGCCGGCTTCGGTCTCGGCTTTGAACGTCTGCTGATGTATGTCACCGGCATGGAGAACATCCGCGACGTCATCCCCTTCCCCCGCACGCCCGGCCACGCCGAATTCTGA
- a CDS encoding CBS domain-containing protein, with product MTKTIRDVISSKGNRVLGISSGATVYQALEKMAENNVGALVVKGSDEVVGIISERDYARKVILRGLSSLNTPVEKIMTTDVCYITPDNTVEEGLALMTDKRCRHLPVLEKGEMIGLVSIGDLVKAQVAEKEFIIAQLENYIRSG from the coding sequence ATGACCAAGACAATCAGGGATGTCATCAGCAGCAAGGGCAACAGGGTACTCGGCATTTCGTCCGGTGCGACGGTCTACCAGGCGCTGGAGAAGATGGCGGAAAACAACGTCGGCGCCCTGGTGGTCAAGGGGAGCGATGAGGTTGTCGGCATCATCTCGGAACGGGACTACGCCCGCAAGGTGATCTTGCGGGGGCTCTCCTCGCTGAACACGCCGGTGGAGAAGATCATGACCACCGACGTCTGCTACATCACGCCGGACAACACGGTCGAGGAAGGCCTGGCGCTGATGACCGACAAGCGCTGCCGGCACCTGCCGGTCCTGGAAAAGGGCGAAATGATCGGTCTGGTTTCAATCGGCGATCTGGTCAAGGCGCAGGTAGCCGAAAAGGAATTCATCATCGCCCAGCTCGAAAACTACATCCGCAGCGGCTAG